The Vitis vinifera cultivar Pinot Noir 40024 chromosome 18, ASM3070453v1 region GCCCTCTCACCCCATAATTCATCTGCTCCAGCTAAAGTTGTTGCCACAATCCCCTTTTACCCGGTTCGTCCTAGTGCCTGAACTTCATTCATATTCTATATATTCATGTGAACTTGAGGGTTCTAATTCTCATATTGCAGGTTTATAAATCACAAACAGACTTCTTTCGATCAGTGGACTTCCAGTTTGCAGGTGACACATCCTTGTGGAAGAACAGTACTTCAGATCCCACTTCCAATTTCATCGAGTTTGTGACTGCACCCAATAATCCTGATGGAAAGTTGAATAAGGCAGTTCTTCAAGGCCCTAATGTCAAACCCATTTACGATCATGCCTATTATTGGCCGCATTTCACACCAATTCCTGCTCCTGCAGATGAAGACCTCATGATATTTACCATTTCTAAGCTTACTGGTCATGCTGGGAGTAGATTCGGGTACGTAACAACCATATATCATTATTCTATTTACATGCCTGGCTATAGTATCAAagtgtagtttttttttacctatGGAAAATGTAGCACCAATCATATGGTGCCTgatctatatttttagtttttctgtACCTATCGAAAACATACATCACCGATTACATGGAGCTGCATATATATTCTTATATCACATTATTTATACCATAATCACATTTGTTTGTACTTTGTATTTTAATCTTATTCATTTATAACCATATTCAATGACCCAGATGTTACCATTCATATTGAACGGCCtacatattttatttggtaGGTAGGTACCGTAGCATTTTCTCTCTACTTACATATAACTTAATTAACAACAATAATCAATCCCATTATGTTCATAAAGAACTACcatattttcatattgtttatACATAACTTTttttgttaggaagtgtcccaaattcctaattagtatagattcattttttgtaaagatattatatagaatatttctaggttgatatattattgtaatattagattttcttatagaataaggaaggttttagaaatatctctataaatatccTAGGTCATgaagggaaaaagttatgagatggagatagacctgtagagactatacgaggtggatagagatatGACGAAGAATGGGAGGTACTTGGTGGAatgagagggctcgtagtaggGTATAGATATAAGGAATAGGGAAATATGAGATGTTTTGGGAACCTAATAATTATATCTGGTTCtttcctctgtaatattctctattatatagttgaatcattctctctcatccgtggatgtaggcatggttgaccaaaccacgttaaaacctcatgtaccgtatgtgtgattgttttatctttgtgttcttgaactaacattgttggcatcaaagctttcgctggcatAACACTTTTCTACACCCATTTGCCAGAGACTTAAGGACTTTGTTTACTAGGAAAAAGGGGTTACAATATTGTTGCTATTTTTGCAGGTGGGCATTGATAAAGGATAAGGATGTGTACGAGACAATGTTAGATTATATGAGTTTGAACACCTTAGGTGTTTCCCGGGACACTCAGTTAAGAGCTTTTAAGCTTTTAAAAGTAGTGACTCAAGGGAGAGGAAGAGAAATATTCAAATTCGGTTACAAAACAATGAAAGACCGGTGGGAAAAATTGAACAAGGCCTTACTGATGTCCAGACGTTTCTCTGTCCAGGAAAATTCACCTCAATACTGTACTTTTTTCGGCAAAGTTAAGAGACCTTCTCCAGGTgatttctcattttcatcaaGGATCAAAACCTTTTAACCATGTCTACTATTTAATTAAGTGCTTGGAATCGTACTGAATAATCCTGATGAGCTTAATATCTGTCAATTACAAGATATTGAAATTTGCATGTTAACAATTTTGCACTCATGGCAGCTTATGCATGGCTGAAgtgtgagaaagaagaagataaagagTGTTACGGAGTCCTGAAAAAGGCTGGCATCATTGGGCGTAATGGTACTTTGTTTGGTGCTAACAGTAGCTATGTTCGGCTCAGCCTCATCAAGACCCAAGATGACTTCGATATATTGCTGCACCAGATCAATAAGTTAGTTAG contains the following coding sequences:
- the LOC100249244 gene encoding tryptophan aminotransferase-related protein 3; the encoded protein is MGKIQSCMYVVCLLCSVTLNILFVGRDVYVGGKWEVGWSRRAAEEAEAVAAVSCSGHGRAFLDGLVVDGSPVCECNTCFGGPDCSQFSASCVADVDSGDPLFLEPFWMQHAASSAVLVAGWHRMSYSFNDHSSISQELVKLIRKLHAIVGNANTTGRFIVFGAGSTQLLNAAVHALSPHNSSAPAKVVATIPFYPVYKSQTDFFRSVDFQFAGDTSLWKNSTSDPTSNFIEFVTAPNNPDGKLNKAVLQGPNVKPIYDHAYYWPHFTPIPAPADEDLMIFTISKLTGHAGSRFGWALIKDKDVYETMLDYMSLNTLGVSRDTQLRAFKLLKVVTQGRGREIFKFGYKTMKDRWEKLNKALLMSRRFSVQENSPQYCTFFGKVKRPSPAYAWLKCEKEEDKECYGVLKKAGIIGRNGTLFGANSSYVRLSLIKTQDDFDILLHQINKLVSEEDGGKSSM